A genomic segment from Sciurus carolinensis chromosome 1, mSciCar1.2, whole genome shotgun sequence encodes:
- the Dclre1b gene encoding 5' exonuclease Apollo — MNGVLIPHTPIAVDFWSLRRASTARLFFLSHMHSDHTVGLSSTWTRPLYCSPITAHLLHRHLQVSKQWIRTLEIGESHVLPLDEIGRETMTVTLIDANHCPGSVMFLFEGYFGTILYTGDFRYTPSMLKEPALTLGKQIHTLYLDNTNCDPALVLPSRQEAAQQIVQLIRKYPQHNIKIGLYSLGKESLLEQLALEFRTWVVLSPRRLELVQLLGLADVFTVEEKAGRIHAVDHTEICHSSMLHWNQSHPTIAILPTSRKIHISHPDIHIIPYSDHSSYSELCAFVAALKPCQVVPIVSRRPCGDYFQDSLSPRLSMPLIPDSVQQYMSSSSRKPSFLWLLEKRLKRPRIQGVVFESPEENADRSQADRDSKKTKKENLSPWPRDLEKQHSPHPLRVKKQSFPDFYSKEWDEAAPFCESQKMVTVLTAPLGFSVQLKPPDEKFLSPKPREEIGLEPPLIPRGDNDDPAAIGNQRAWISHDSPPSHSSKAAPLLVTEIRSLALKYLLTPVNFFLTGFSSRSFDQQVEKYHQPSLK, encoded by the exons ATGAACGGGGTCCTGATTCCTCATACACCCATTGCTGTGGACTTTTGGAGCCTGCGCCGAGCTAGTACTGCTCGGCTCTTCTTCTTGTCCCACATGCACTCGGACCACACCGTAGGCCTATCTAGCACTTGGACCCGGCCCCTCTACTGCTCGCCCATCACTGCCCACCTCTTGCACCGTCACCTACAG GTGTCTAAGCAGTGGATCCGAACCTTGGAAATTGGTGAGAGCCATGTATTGCCTCTAGATGAAATTGGAAGAGAGACCATGACTGTAACCCTCATCGATGCAAATCACTGCCCTGGCTCTGTCATGTTTCTCTTTGAAGGATACTTTGGAACCATTCTTTATACAG GTGATTTTCGATATACACCATCTATGCTGAAGGAGCCAGCCCTGACATTGGGGAAACAGATCCATACTTTATACCTAGACAACACCAATTGCGACCCAGCATTGGTTCTTCCTTCTCGACAAGAAGCAGCCCAACAGATTGTCCAGCTCATTCGAAAGTACCCACAACATAACATAAAGATTG GACTCTATAGCCTAGGGAAGGAATCATTGCTGGAGCAACTGGCCCTAGAGTTTCGGACCTGGGTGGTATTGAGTCCCCGGCGTCTGGAGTTGGTACAGCTGCTGGGCCTGGCAGATGTGTTCACAGTGGAAGAGAAGGCTGGCCGCATCCATGCTGTGGACCATACAGAGATCTGCCATTCCTCCATGCTGCATTGGAACCAGTCCCACCCTACCATTGCTATTCTTCCCACAAGCCGAAAAATTCACATTTCCCACCCTGATATCCATATTATCCCTTACTCTGACCATTCCTCCTACTCTGAGCTTTGTGCATTTGTTGCAGCACTGAAGCCTTGTCAGGTGGTGCCCATTGTCAGTCGACGGCCCTGTGGAGACTACTTTCAGGACAGCCTGAGCCCCAGGCTCTCTATGCCCCTGATTCCAGACTCAGTGCAGCAATACATGAGTTCCTCCTCTAGAAAACCGAGCTTTCTCTGGCTGTTAGAAAAGAGGCTAAAGAGGCCTAGAATCCAGGGTGTTGTGTTTGAATCCCCTGAGGAAAATGCTGATCGATCTCAAGCTGACAGAGACTCCAAGAAGACCAAGAAAGAAAACCTTTCTCCCTGGCCAAGGGACCTTGAGAAACAACATTCCCCCCATCCTTTGAGGGTCAAGAAGCAGTCGTTCCCAGACTTCTACAGTAAAGAATGGGACGAGGCAGCTCCTTTCTGTGAATCCCAGAAGATGGTGACTGTGTTGACTGCCCCCTTGGGATTTTCAGTGCAGTTAAAGCCTCCAGATGAGAAGTTTCTCTCTCCAAAACCTAGGGAGGAAATTGGCTTAGAGCCACCCTTGATACCTAGGGGAGACAATGATGACCCAGCAGCTATAGGGAACCAGAGAGCCTGGATAAGCCATGATTCTCCCCCATCTCACAGCAGCAAGGCTGCCCCTCTTCTAGTTACTGAGATCAGGAGCCTAGCGCTGAAGTACCTTCTGACTCCAGTGAACTTTTTCCTGACAGGGTTCTCTTCCAGAAGCTTTGACCAGCAAGTGGAAAAATACCATCAACCCTCACTGAAGTAG